From one Nocardioides scoriae genomic stretch:
- a CDS encoding alpha-ketoacid dehydrogenase subunit beta, with product MSTKITLAKGLNAGLRKAMEDDPKVLVMGEDVGKLGGVFRITDGLQKDFGEDRVIDSPLAESGIVGTAVGLALRGYRPVVEIQFDGFVYPAYDQIVCQVAKMHYRSKGRSPMPMVIRIPFGGGIGAVEHHSESPEAQFAHTPGLKVVACSNPVDGYWMIQQAIASDDPVIFLEPKRQYHADKAELDESLAPEPLFSSRVVRRGTDATVVAYGPTVKTAMAAATAAEDDGTSLEVIDLRTLSPLDMGPVMESVRRTGRLVVCHEAHVNLGLGAEVAARVTEECFYSLEAPVLRVGGFDTPYPASRIEEDFLPDLDRVLDAVDRSLAF from the coding sequence GTGAGCACGAAGATCACCCTGGCCAAGGGTCTCAACGCCGGGCTGCGCAAGGCCATGGAGGACGACCCCAAGGTCCTGGTCATGGGCGAGGACGTCGGCAAGCTCGGCGGCGTCTTCCGGATCACCGACGGCCTCCAGAAGGACTTCGGGGAGGACCGCGTCATCGACTCGCCGCTGGCCGAGTCGGGCATCGTCGGCACGGCCGTGGGGCTCGCGCTGCGGGGCTACCGGCCGGTCGTGGAGATCCAGTTCGACGGGTTCGTCTACCCGGCGTACGACCAGATCGTGTGCCAGGTCGCGAAGATGCACTACCGCTCCAAGGGCCGCTCCCCGATGCCGATGGTCATCCGGATCCCCTTCGGCGGCGGCATCGGCGCGGTCGAGCACCACTCCGAGAGCCCGGAGGCGCAGTTCGCGCACACCCCCGGGCTCAAGGTGGTGGCGTGCTCCAACCCGGTCGACGGCTACTGGATGATCCAGCAGGCGATCGCCTCCGACGACCCGGTGATCTTCCTCGAGCCCAAGCGGCAGTACCACGCCGACAAGGCCGAGCTCGACGAGTCGCTGGCCCCCGAGCCGCTGTTCAGCAGCCGGGTGGTGCGGCGCGGGACCGACGCGACGGTCGTGGCCTACGGACCCACGGTCAAGACCGCGATGGCCGCGGCGACGGCCGCCGAGGACGACGGCACCTCGCTCGAGGTGATCGACCTGCGCACGCTCTCGCCGCTCGACATGGGCCCGGTGATGGAGTCCGTGCGCCGCACCGGCCGGCTGGTCGTGTGCCACGAGGCCCACGTCAACCTCGGCCTCGGTGCCGAGGTGGCCGCGCGCGTCACCGAGGAGTGCTTCTACTCGCTCGAGGCGCCGGTGCTGCGGGTCGGCGGCTTCGACACGCCGTACCCCGCGAGCCGCATCGAGGAGGACTTCCTCCCCGACCTCGACCGCGTCCTCGACGCCGTCGACCGCTCGCTGGCCTTCTGA
- a CDS encoding dihydrolipoamide acetyltransferase family protein encodes MSEFKLPDVGEGLTEAEIVSWRVQEGDTVAINDIVVEIETAKSLVELPSPYAGTVTALLVAEGDTVPVGVPIIAIGDPVGARPVTAAPEEVAQQPSSETPRSSAPRQPSRGVDLSDMDLSNPAASGGGEGESLVGRNKADRGPVRRPRKGSASPATESAAATQMQLQGAFSQGGAQSDDVVESDEPAVPAREAPAPVVPDAFVPAQALTGERARTLAKPPVRKLARDLGVDLASLAPTGPHGTVSRDDVQAAASRASAGADGEPAVRTSYEPVAGAAGPHDVPAGREVREPIRGVRRMMGQAMVRSAFSAPHVTEWITVDVTRTTELVERLRGHREFRDVKVSPLLMLARAAVLAVRRTPEINSTWDEQAQEVVYKSYVNLGIAAATPRGLVVPNVKDADRLSLRELAEALAALTATAREGRTQPAEMSGGTFTITNVGVFGVDAGTPIINPGESAILCFGATRRQPWVVGTGADERLEIRDVCTLALSFDHRHVDGQAGSRFLADVASVMEDPANALLL; translated from the coding sequence ATGTCCGAGTTCAAGCTGCCCGACGTCGGCGAGGGCCTCACCGAGGCCGAGATCGTGAGCTGGCGGGTCCAGGAGGGCGACACCGTCGCCATCAACGACATCGTGGTGGAGATCGAGACCGCGAAGTCGCTGGTCGAGCTGCCCTCGCCGTACGCCGGCACGGTCACCGCCCTGCTCGTCGCCGAGGGCGACACCGTGCCCGTCGGCGTGCCGATCATCGCGATCGGCGACCCGGTCGGGGCGCGTCCCGTCACCGCGGCCCCCGAGGAGGTCGCGCAGCAACCGTCCTCCGAGACGCCTCGTTCGTCGGCTCCTCGGCAACCGTCTCGAGGGGTCGACCTCAGCGACATGGACCTGTCCAACCCGGCCGCCAGCGGCGGCGGGGAGGGCGAGAGCCTGGTCGGGCGCAACAAGGCCGACCGCGGCCCCGTGCGCCGCCCCCGCAAGGGCTCCGCCTCGCCCGCCACGGAGTCCGCGGCGGCCACCCAGATGCAGCTCCAGGGCGCCTTCTCGCAGGGCGGCGCCCAGTCCGACGACGTCGTGGAGTCCGACGAGCCGGCCGTGCCGGCCCGCGAGGCGCCCGCCCCGGTGGTGCCCGACGCGTTCGTGCCGGCGCAGGCGCTGACCGGGGAGCGCGCCCGGACCCTGGCCAAGCCGCCCGTGCGCAAGCTCGCCCGGGACCTCGGCGTCGACCTGGCCTCGCTGGCGCCCACCGGCCCCCACGGCACCGTCAGCCGCGACGACGTGCAGGCCGCGGCGTCGCGTGCCAGCGCGGGTGCGGACGGCGAGCCGGCCGTGCGGACGTCGTACGAACCGGTCGCGGGGGCGGCCGGTCCGCACGACGTCCCGGCCGGTCGCGAGGTCCGCGAGCCGATCAGGGGCGTGCGCAGGATGATGGGCCAGGCGATGGTCCGGTCGGCGTTCAGCGCCCCCCACGTGACCGAGTGGATCACCGTCGACGTCACGCGCACCACGGAGCTGGTCGAGCGGCTGCGTGGCCACCGCGAGTTCCGCGACGTCAAGGTCAGCCCGCTGCTAATGCTGGCCCGGGCGGCCGTGCTGGCCGTGCGGCGCACGCCCGAGATCAACTCGACCTGGGACGAGCAGGCGCAGGAGGTGGTCTACAAGTCCTACGTCAACCTCGGCATCGCCGCCGCCACCCCGCGCGGGCTCGTCGTGCCCAACGTCAAGGACGCCGACCGGCTCTCGCTGCGCGAGCTCGCCGAGGCGCTGGCCGCGCTCACCGCGACCGCCCGCGAGGGCCGCACCCAGCCGGCCGAGATGAGCGGCGGCACCTTCACCATCACCAACGTCGGCGTCTTCGGCGTCGACGCGGGCACGCCCATCATCAACCCGGGCGAGTCCGCGATCCTGTGCTTCGGCGCGACCAGGCGGCAGCCCTGGGTGGTCGGCACCGGCGCCGACGAGCGGCTGGAGATCCGCGACGTGTGCACGCTGGCGCTGTCCTTCGACCACCGCCACGTCGACGGCCAGGCCGGCTCGCGCTTCCTCGCCGACGTCGCCTCGGTCATGGAGGACCCCGCCAACGCCCTGCTCCTCTAG
- a CDS encoding toxin-antitoxin system HicB family antitoxin, protein MEITPFVDRLREDLARSAAATDEQTRAAAERLASALDPAVRLTLMEALSQATSEITTEMREGSVEVRLVGRDLDFVVDQDLPVPPSAPAPPAPPPPPAVDDDVDGGTARITLRLPESVKTRAEELAAGSGQSLNTWIVQALRRATSDTGLHIDVDLPEVPFLDGFPGSRRARGQRRMTGWT, encoded by the coding sequence ATGGAGATCACCCCGTTCGTCGACCGGTTGCGCGAGGACCTCGCGCGGTCGGCCGCCGCCACCGACGAGCAGACCCGGGCGGCCGCCGAGCGGCTCGCCTCGGCCCTGGACCCGGCGGTGCGCCTGACCCTGATGGAGGCGCTGTCGCAGGCGACCTCCGAGATCACCACCGAGATGCGCGAGGGCTCGGTCGAGGTGCGGCTCGTCGGCCGTGACCTCGACTTCGTGGTCGACCAGGACCTGCCGGTCCCGCCGAGCGCGCCGGCACCGCCCGCGCCCCCGCCGCCCCCGGCGGTCGACGACGACGTGGACGGCGGCACCGCCCGGATCACGCTCCGGCTGCCCGAGTCGGTCAAGACCCGCGCCGAGGAGCTCGCCGCCGGGTCCGGCCAGTCGCTCAACACCTGGATCGTCCAGGCCCTGCGCCGGGCCACCAGCGACACCGGCCTGCACATCGACGTCGACCTGCCCGAGGTGCCGTTCCTCGACGGCTTCCCGGGATCGCGGCGCGCCCGCGGCCAGCGCCGCATGACCGGCTGGACCTGA
- a CDS encoding DUF4097 family beta strand repeat-containing protein: protein MHHTFETPHPVELHVELGSGDLRTETTGTTATTTVEVTGPRAEEFVVEQSGDQVTVVAPHGRGVFGPSHAHRVRVGLPPGSSLSTRTGSADTTARGDYALVRLRSGSGDVEVEQVDGPAAVDSGSGDVRLHRVGGDLRVKSGSGDVSVGEVEGTSAVTTGSGDVHLGLARGRVSLKSGSGDLRVERAESDVVLSSASGRQWVDHAGPRDDAVATVVTITSTAVSGGLRVGVPPGTPVWTDLQAVSGRVSSALDSVGRPEPGQGHLEVRATTVSGDIRLEQVTA, encoded by the coding sequence ATGCACCACACCTTCGAGACCCCCCACCCGGTCGAGCTGCACGTCGAGCTCGGCAGCGGTGACCTCCGCACCGAGACGACCGGCACCACCGCGACCACCACCGTCGAGGTGACCGGCCCCCGCGCCGAGGAGTTCGTCGTCGAGCAGTCAGGCGACCAGGTCACGGTCGTGGCCCCCCACGGTCGCGGCGTCTTCGGGCCCAGCCACGCCCACCGCGTCCGCGTCGGCCTGCCGCCCGGCAGCTCGCTCTCGACCAGGACCGGGTCGGCCGACACCACGGCACGGGGCGACTACGCGCTCGTCCGGCTCCGCTCGGGCTCCGGCGACGTCGAGGTCGAGCAGGTGGACGGCCCGGCCGCCGTGGACAGCGGGTCCGGCGACGTGCGGCTGCACCGCGTGGGCGGCGACCTGCGCGTCAAGAGCGGCTCGGGCGACGTCTCGGTCGGCGAGGTCGAGGGCACCAGCGCCGTCACGACCGGCTCCGGCGACGTCCACCTCGGTCTCGCCCGCGGCCGCGTCTCGCTCAAGTCGGGCTCGGGCGACCTGCGGGTCGAGCGCGCCGAGTCCGACGTCGTGCTGAGTAGCGCCAGCGGCCGGCAGTGGGTCGACCACGCCGGCCCCCGGGACGACGCGGTCGCCACCGTCGTGACGATCACCTCGACCGCCGTCTCGGGCGGCCTGCGGGTCGGCGTACCTCCCGGCACCCCGGTGTGGACCGACCTGCAGGCCGTCAGCGGCCGCGTCAGCTCCGCCCTCGACAGCGTCGGCCGCCCCGAGCCCGGCCAGGGCCACCTCGAGGTGCGGGCCACCACCGTCAGCGGCGACATCCGGCTCGAGCAGGTGACGGCATGA